The Triticum aestivum cultivar Chinese Spring chromosome 5A, IWGSC CS RefSeq v2.1, whole genome shotgun sequence genomic sequence TGCAACCTCTCCGGTAAGGTCTCCATCCCCATGTGCGACAACAGGAGACAGATATACGTGAGCAGCTCCCCACCAGTGCCCAAACTCTTGGCATGTAGGTACCCTCGGCACCTACTAGCCGAGAAGCAGAGCATCTCCACCCACACGCCTTCGATCACCTTCCACATCTTCTCATCACGCATTTGTAGCAGCCCATTGGCAAGATTCCATGCATCATGGACAAAaccttcttgtgtagttgcatctgTCTCCGCATCCAGTGGCAAGTCCGTATGTTCAACAACTTGTTCTCTGTTTTCTGTGGGCTGTACCTTCGCGATTATTCTCTGTGTAAATCCTCTTTCGATTTCCTTGAGCGATGGCCTTTTGACTGTGAAGAAGTTGCAGAATGGTTTATTGCACTTGAGGATCTCCATGAGCGAAGGCTTGCCGCCCTTGACAATTTTCTTGAGCGATGGATTGTCATCCTTGAGGATCTTCTTTAGCTCAGAATTGGCAGCTGTGAACAGATTTCGCCTAGTGCCTGGCAGTAGCATCTCAGGGTTGACAAACAGTAGGTACATCATGTAGTTGGAGATTTCTCTGCACTGGACGGCTCTTTTGTGATGAGGAGATCTTTCACACCAAACAGCACACCCATGACCCTCACCGGAAGCATCTTGAATACACTGAGCAGTGGCACATTGGTGATCTGCTGATGCGCCCATGTAGTAGAAGCAGAAATCCGTTGCGATGTGCCAGAGAAGAACACTCTCATCGAATGGCTTCCTTAAGCTGCAACTGAGATCTTTGTCGCAATTGTTGGACTGAAGAGTCCATTGCCCCCTGCGATCGTTGAACTTCCAGTAGCTGTCAGTATCTTTTATTTGATCTTCCCACCCCATCTTCACATACTTAAGAACCAGATCTAGAATTGCAAAGGATAACTTGCAGGGCTTCATGGACCAATGTTGGTCAAGAAAGTCTTTGCAGTTAAAGAAATTAACGATGCACATCTTCCTGGAGTGCCTTCTGTTACGAGCAAAGAATCCTACCAGATTAAATTGGCCTATGAGGCTATCTTTGACATTGAGTATGGCATTGAGAAATACCTTTAGAAAAGTAAATTTCGCAAAGGCAAAGGAAGCACAGGAACAGTACTCTAGCACTGCAGTACAGCAGAACAAGGCATATGTAACCTTGACATCATTATCATCATAATCTTCTCTGTGACTCTTGTGGAATAGGCCTATGGCTGCCCATGGCAATAAACTAGCCGATAACCGTATGTACAGAGAAAGAAGTTCCAACCCGCTCGGGTCTTCCTCTTCTTTAAAACTGCCGAGTATCTTTGATTTTGTGTAGAGAAGATTGAAAATGCTGAACAATCTATTCTGCAATAAAATGTATGCTTGTTTTCCATCAAGCACCCAAAAGGATTTTAGGATCACAAGCCGATCAGGATACGGCGATGCAAAATCCACAAATATCCTGTAGGTCTCAGGGTCCCCATTATAGTCATTATCTCGCCTTCTCAATCTTGGCTCTCTTTGGATTAGGTGGGTTCTCCTTTTCTCCATTATTTGGTTTACGTGGCTTCCCATTTTTTCCTTTATTTGGTTTAGGCGACCTATCCATGTCCTTGAGGTCTGAGGATGATGATCGGGCTCAAGATCCACAGTGGCAGCCACTCCTTGTGTTTGAGTTCGATGGTTGGCCTCAAGGTCCACCACACTATCTTCTCCTTGTGATTGAGAAAGATAATTGTCAGCCCCATGGTCGACCGCATCACCTTCTTGTGCTTGACAACCAGGGTCGGTCTGGGCAAAAGCCCTTGCCTTTTGCACGTAGTCTTCAAGCGAATTGATCTCGCCTTCTCTGGTGGCAGTTCTCCTCGGAGCATGACCGGAAGAGCTTACTAGGCTATTAATGCTAGCACTCTTGAGAGCCCAGGGCTTCTCTATGCATTTGAGAATCCCAGGGACGAAGAACAAGATTGATGCCTGCAACAACCTCTTGTCGCCTCCTGGCCACGATTTGCAGAACATATAGATAGCTACAGTGACCTGGGACACGGCTGTGAGGATGTGCCGCGTCCACAGCTCATTGTCTTCGATATTGTAGGCGGTTATGAGGTCCTGCCCTCCGAGGTGCATCAGGAGAACTGGTGCCCACACCACCTCCAGGATGCTACTGTTGTTTGCAGAAGTACCACTACCATGATCCTGACTCCTTTGGCGGTTAAAGAGGGTGGCCAGGGCGTATATGGCGACAGCATCGCTGCCTTGGTATGCGAGCCATATGATGGATCTGTACCAGGAAGGAATAGCAAACTTACGCAAGGGAGCGGAGCAGAGCAGGAGGTACTGGATGAAGAGGCTGCTGAGGACGAGGATGCGCAGATGCCACTCCTCCCACCATTCCACAGCACCTGATATACCCATGACTGTGTCTAGCTCTCC encodes the following:
- the LOC123107711 gene encoding uncharacterized protein, translated to MGISGAVEWWEEWHLRILVLSSLFIQYLLLCSAPLRKFAIPSWYRSIIWLAYQGSDAVAIYALATLFNRQRSQDHGSGTSANNSSILEVVWAPVLLMHLGGQDLITAYNIEDNELWTRHILTAVSQVTVAIYMFCKSWPGGDKRLLQASILFFVPGILKCIEKPWALKSASINSLVSSSGHAPRRTATREGEINSLEDYVQKARAFAQTDPGCQAQEGDAVDHGADNYLSQSQGEDSVVDLEANHRTQTQGVAATVDLEPDHHPQTSRTWIGRLNQIKEKMGSHVNQIMEKRRTHLIQREPRLRRRDNDYNGDPETYRIFVDFASPYPDRLVILKSFWVLDGKQAYILLQNRLFSIFNLLYTKSKILGSFKEEEDPSGLELLSLYIRLSASLLPWAAIGLFHKSHREDYDDNDVKVTYALFCCTAVLEYCSCASFAFAKFTFLKVFLNAILNVKDSLIGQFNLVGFFARNRRHSRKMCIVNFFNCKDFLDQHWSMKPCKLSFAILDLVLKYVKMGWEDQIKDTDSYWKFNDRRGQWTLQSNNCDKDLSCSLRKPFDESVLLWHIATDFCFYYMGASADHQCATAQCIQDASGEGHGCAVWCERSPHHKRAVQCREISNYMMYLLFVNPEMLLPGTRRNLFTAANSELKKILKDDNPSLKKIVKGGKPSLMEILKCNKPFCNFFTVKRPSLKEIERGFTQRIIAKVQPTENREQVVEHTDLPLDAETDATTQEGFVHDAWNLANGLLQMRDEKMWKVIEGVWVEMLCFSASRCRGYLHAKSLGTGGELLTYICLLLSHMGMETLPERLQRTELSSGGNARVTPLTSQVPGSEDPPPLRRRRPHEAAAAGASTSRPQEIQPAE